CTTGCTGTCTGACTCCATACATTCTAGAATATTTTATGGATTTGTAATAAACCTGACTTGCGTTCTtcttatttaacaaaatatatgctAAAAAAAATGCCCACAATTCAGCTACTAAAACTCCTTTAAAGATCTTCTTTGCCAGTGTTTCCAAAATTTGGGCCATCCGTACACCCACTCTGGGTAGCCCAAATCAACCTTGCCTTGGatgctttccttttttatataaaaatattcattgttcagattatttcagatgttcctctttttttcccccatagctcccctccacctggttcccatcccaccccatgcccttaccccctgccactgtcctcatccataggtgtaagatttttgtccagtttcttcccgcacCCTTcatacccccttccccctgagaattgtcagtccactccctttctatgcccctgcttttattatattcaccagtttattctgttcatcagatttttttattgacttaatttttagattcatttgttgataaatatgtatttgttgtccctttgttgttcataatttgtatctttagctttttcttcttcctcttcttaaagaataccctttagcatttcacataatcctggtttggtggtgatgaactcctttagctttttcttgtctgtgaagctctttatctgatcttcaactctacatgatagctttgcttggtagagtaatcttggttgtagattcttggtattcatcactttgaatatttcttgccactcccttctggcctgcatggtttctgttgagaaagcagccgacagtcgtatgggtgctcccttgtaaggtagctaactgtttttctcttgctgcttttaagattctctctctgtcttttgcccttggcattttaattatgatgtgtcttggtgtggtcctctttggattcctctttttGGGAGTTCTGTTTGCTTCCTGgaattgtaagtctatttctttcatcaagtacgggaatttttctgtcattatttcttctaataggatttaagtatcttgctctccctctttttctgggtcccccataattcagatgttggtacgtttgaaatTGAGCCAGAGGCTCTTttcgctatcttcatatttttggattgttttttctttttgcttttccggatgggtgttttttgcttccttgtatttcaaatctttgacttgattcttgggatcctctagtcttctgttggatctctgtatattattctttatttcagtcagtgtatgcttaatttttgactggttcttttccatttttttttttttttggcattctcattaagatccttgaaggtctgactaagttcctcggaggtttgtagaagattcttgcataaccttataactgtggttttgtgCTCTAagtccagtaatttgctttcctccatttcttacatttgtggcatgtttctttgtctctgcattttggctgcttccctgtgttgatagagtggctttgtgtggtaggtgtcctattaggcccagtggctcagccttcccaatcacctgaggtagacactcttggtgcacccctttgtgggctgggtgtacagttttgttgtagttaagccttgattgctgttggtatccctgggaggaaatgatctccaggccaattgactgcaaGCACACTCTGTGTCTGTAGTGGAAGaattgctgtgctggagacactgttattgggcaggacttgcttcagtgaggctttggtgctcactgagtctgcctcttgagtgtgtacttatggatgtgaggagttgacaTCTGGTATCTAACCACTAGGTAtgctggctcctggatctccaaggaggtacaaattcaaccactgtgtgagtccacccagcaggagctaccgcgagatctgcagatttttcctctttgtttggggtttggaaattTTGcagttctctgacccagctgcagtttgttaggtcaGGCTGCAAAAGGACAGGTGATTCATTTGCGCCACTACACACAGCTtaggtggggttgtaaattggctggggtggggtctcagagaatcaccagggtgcAGCAAATAGCAATGGCTGTCCATCAGCTGTCTCTGCGCCTTGGTGTCTCCGTGTCTTGGATTCTCCATGTCCCTGCATCCTGTG
The sequence above is a segment of the Myotis daubentonii chromosome X, mMyoDau2.1, whole genome shotgun sequence genome. Coding sequences within it:
- the LOC132223817 gene encoding protein CEBPZOS-like, which gives rise to MAQILETLAKKIFKGVLVAELWAFFLAYILLNKKNASQVYYKSIKYSRMYGVRQQDQEK